CCCCCTCCATCATCGTCTCCCCGGGGCCCGCCCCCGTGCCCAAGGCCCGCAAGAGCAAGGAGAAGAGCCGAGAAAAGAGCCCGGCCAGCCCCGCCAACGGCCCTGGAGCTGAGGGCAATGGGGCACCCGGCTCGACCCGGGAGCTGCTGCACCCCCAGGTCTCCCCCCACCACCAGTCCAAGGAGAGCCTGACCTCCCGGGAGAGCGAGGACACGTACTTGTAGGGTCCGCACCCCGGGCAGCCGGGCTCAGCTGGGCTGAGGACAccgccgggggctgcggggaccCCCCGTGCCCGGCGCCGGGGGCTCTGAGCTGGAGGGCTGGGGACGGGCTGGCCGGCGTGGCTCCCCGGGGCCGCCGGGGTCCCCGTGCGCAGGGACCGGGCTCGAAGGCAGGGGACATCCGCGGGAGCGTGGCCAGGTGCGGTGACCAAAGGGGCCACCTCGGGGCTTGCGCCGGGTGCCCACCCCGGCTGGGTGCTGGCACCACGAGCGGTGGGAGCCCTGGCGGGAGTGGCTGAGCCacccaccctccctccccacgcctttttggggggggggggggctgcagtgCCCCATGGgccttctccctgccccagaGCCCCTTGACCTGTGTCCCCAGGGTCCCTCCCCCGGCCCCCtctcccaggcagccccagcccccggTTCCTGAGCACTTATGCCTGGTGCAGGGGGACTGAGGAGCAGGGgagccccccccctcccccccatccccatcctcTTTATCTAGTGAGGATATATCGAGCTGTAGCCCTTCTGTAGTACCCGATTTACCTACTCATTGAGCCTATTTATTATTCCTCCGTGGCAGTAACCGTCGCAGGACAGGGACCGAGGttgggagctgcaggcaggatgcGCCGGAGGCAGCAGGATTTGATGCCAGACCACGACCGCGGGGATAagcccccaccccctcccactACACTCCATCCCTGGGCTCCTCacggctggggggggggaagtgttCACCCTGCCGGGGTGACCCCCGGGCCCCAGTGGAGGTGGACGAGCGGCTGGGTGCTCCCCAGTGATGGGGtcccctctcttcccctcctgccctccccgAGGGCTGGAGGTGGCTTTGTAAAATAAAGCGGGGAAAAACGGTTTTGTACAAAGGGGTAAATAAAGCAGGATTGTGTAAAGGCGCCAGGCCTGCGGCTcctgctctgtcctcctgccccccaccctgctcGAGGGGGGGACAGGACCAGAGGTGTCACCTCCTGCTGCATCAGCGGCAGCCAGAGACCCCAGCCCCGACCCTGTGTCCCCTGggggatgtgctggggagggtCCTAGGAAGGGTCATCCCTTCTGTCACCACCCCAGTGGAGTCACCCGGGtctggccctgccctgccccggccTCACCCAGCCCGGGGGCTGCTCCTCTTTGAAGTGTAAATGGGAGGATGCTGAGACCTGCCCTAACTTGTGACAGTGGTGGTGGCGGCTGCCAGGCCCTGGGGGGCTGTCATGGGCTGAGCTCCCTTCCCAgacccttccctcccttcccgcTCTCATGGCTCCTGTGGCCGAACAGAGCCAGGACAACCTTCATTTATCCCATGGCTCCCCACACGCAAAATGGTGCCCAggccccttctccctccctccctccctccctccctccctccctccctctgctcctgcaggcaggaatTCTACCCAAACCTTCATTCCTCCCTCCAAAACTCCCGTTTTTTTCCAGGGGCTTGAGCCAGGTGGGGTGGACAGGGTATGGTGCCATTGGCATTTGGGCTCCCAGCGGGTCCGGTCCCAGCCTGactggtgctgggcagggactgggagCGGGGCTCCGGGTCTAGTCCAGGCTCCCCGGGACCTCGGCTCGGGTCCGATGCAGGGATCCCGGGGCTTCGGGTGTGGAACTCCGGGCTCCACGCAGACACCCCAGGGCTCCGGTGCGGGGACCCTGGGGGCTCCGGGTCCGGTCCAGGCTCCTCGGGGCCCCAAATCGGGTCCGGTGACCCCGGGACTCCGGTGCGGGGAACCGAGCGCCCCgcccggggctggggaggagcgACCGGTTGCCCCTCCCGCGGTCCGGGGCGGTCCCGGGGCCGTGCTTATATCGGGCGGGGGTGGCGGGGGCCCCGGTGCGGCTCGGCCGCCATGGACCTGCACATCCTGGAGCACCGGGTGCGGGTGCTGAGCCTGGCCCGCCGCGGGCTCTGGCTTTACACCCACCCGCTGCTCAAGCTGCTCTTCCTGCCCCAGCGCTGCAGGTACCggccttcctctccttcctccgcctcctcctcctcctctccagcctcccccCCGCTCCCTTCCCGCTGCCCGGCCCCAGGAGGTGGCggtgctgggggtgggcagCACCGCTTTCTTCTTCAGGTGCAAGTTCTTCAGCCTGACAGAGACCCCCGAGGACTACACCATCATGCTGGACGAGGAAGGCTTCAAAGGTACCATGTGGTGGcttccaggctgctcctggggtgGGCTGGCACCACAGGCATGAGTTGTGCACGTTCTCAGCCCAGCTCGCCACGCTTGGGCTGCAGGCAGCGTGTCCTGGCTTGTCGCCGGGCTCCTTTGGCTGTGCCCATCCCCAGGGCTCCCAGCTTGTGCTGAGGATGTCCCAGCTTGCCcggcccaggctgccttcaccCCAACAACCCTCTCCCAGGGCAGAGCGGTGTCTCTGCCAGCCTGTGGCACCGGGCTGTGAcactgctggggacaggctgtGGTGAGTCCAGTGCCAGCCCAaagcccagctgctctgggcaggggaCAGGTACCTGCTGGCATGTTTGTGGGCAGCACCCTGGGCCCACAGCCTGTgtggggggctgctgctggaccCCCACCATTGTGTTCTCTGTTACCTtcacccccctgccctggctggtggAGCCCGGGGCGGCTGATCCTGCACCCACAGGGGCTGGTGGTGGTCCTGTGTCCATCCTGGCACCGGGGACCAGCCTTTGGGGTGTTCTGGGGGTATTTGAGCCCTTCCAGGCCTCTTCTTCTCCTGGAGAGGTGTTGGTTCAGTGACATCCCCCCACTGGTGACCCacgctggtgctgctgggggtacTGGCCCAGTAGGCTGTGCCAGATGGGCCGGATCCTGACCTGCCTTCCCACGCCCAGACCTTCCTGCCgaggctgctggagccagctGCAGCTTATCCCCTTGGACATGCCCCAAGGAGCAAGGGTCAGTCCAGCCCCGGACGTTTGAtggccagctccagctcccacccccCTCTTTGCCTGGGGAAGGGGCCATGGGGCCAATCtctgacacccccccccccccccccgagctGTTCCCCAgatattgttttatttccaggcCTATGGACAAATATTCCCCAATCCCGAGGGGAGGGCGGGAAGTGCTGAACAATGGCCCTTGCGAGGCGGCAGCCCCACTGCGCCCTGAGTGCCCCCCggaggctgggggggctgccagtgccctccctgctgtggggctggggaggggaccCTGGCCAGGGGGAGCTGCACCCCCCATTCCTCCCTTGGGGGTCCAGATGAAACCCTGGGGTGGGTgacacagggacagcagggtCACCCCAGCGCCCTCACAGCCTCGCCCAGGGTGGTGTTGAAAAGCCATTAAGCGTGGAGCGCTGGGCTGGGTCCccgtgtgtgtcccccccccgggccccgctgGGTCCTGGGCTGGAGCCGAGGCTGTTCTGGCGCTTCCTGCGCAGGAACCGGCGCTGGGAACACCCGCCAGGGCCCTGGATCCGGCCTCGCTcccgccctgccccggggcCCACTCGGGGTGTGGAGCCCCTCCCGCCTTGGGgacccccctgccatgggtgCTGGACCCCTCCCTTGGGGTGGCCTCCCCTGGTGCGATGAGTTTGGCTTCTCAGCGGGGTCCCCACGGGTGCTTGTCCTGGGCTGTCTCCCATGGGTGCTGCCCCCCACcttggtggggtggggggagctgtGTGGAGCCCCCCTGGCTGCCCCCCTACCCTTGTCCCTTCCAGGGAGTGctgcagggtgggaaggggggaTGCCTGGAGGAGCCCTGGGGTGCCCTGGCAGCCTTGGCCCCTCTcctgggcaggagggtgggTGTGGTGGCAGGGGACCTGAGCACAGACCCTGTCCCCCACTGtcccccccatcccaccagccaGCACACTCCCTgccaaaaaaagctgctttttgggaggctgccctggcccctgcccagctgggctgggccctccctgccaggctggcaTGAGGTGCCAGCACCCCCAGGATGACAGGGTGGCCTTTGTCCCTTCCAGTGTCCCATgtccccctgccctgagcaTCCCCAGTGCTGGACTAGGGGCTCCAGGGGGCAGAGGATAAGCCCCGAGTCCCTGATGGGGCCAGTTTTGGGATGTGGCACATCCTGACACCCCcttgcccccagcccagggtgcTGGTGTGGGGAGCAGAGATGTCCCAGGCTTGGGGGCAGTTGTGGCCTCACCTCCCCACCTCGTGTCCCTGCAGCCAACTTGAAGCTGtctcagctcctggagcagctgagaCCTGTCAGGCTTGTTCCACTTGTGGATGGGGCTGGTTAGGGCCCCAAAAAAGCATCTGCAGCCCCACGCCAGCGCTGGGCCAGCTCATCTCCGGAGGGACAGTGTGACATGTGGCACCCGAGCCAGCAGGAGCCCTTCGGGCGCCCTTGGGCTGTGCTGAGCCCCAGGGAgccccgtgcctcagtttccccttccCCCCGGCAGAGCTGCCGCCCTCCGAGTTCATGCAGGTGGCAGATTCGACCTGGCTGGTGCTCAGCGTCGTCTCCAACGGCCGGGCAGCCTCTGGCTCCCAGGCCACCGGTGTCACCAAGATCGCCAGGTCGGTGATTGCGCCGCTGGCCGAGCACCACGTCTCCGTGCTGATGCTCTCCACCTACCAGACCGACTTCATCCTGGTGAGCAATGACGGGGACACCTGgttcctgctgtccctgccggcggggctgggggtggcagggccTGATGGTGCCCCCCCCGCTTCCCCCGGGCAGGTGCGGGAGCGGGACCTGCCGGTGGTGATCCACACGCTGGCCGGGGAGTTCGACATCTACAAGGAGGAGAGCGGGGAGTGTGTCCCTGTCACCTGCGACGACGTGAGCAACGGCTTCCTGAAGCCCAAGCCGGGTGAGTGACACCCAGTCCCACACCCCCCAGGgccaccctgtccccagggccatCCGCATCTCCCACCGAGATGCTCCCGTCTCCCACCTTGGTGCCCGCATCCCCGGGGGGACGCGCGGGGACGCCCCTCGGGGATGCTGGGCTCTGGCGGCGCTGGCCACAGGGTGGCACTGCGGGACTGTCCCCAAGCTGTCCCCCTGCCTGACGGGTGGCTGCCCCCCCCCGCCAGCCGCCAGCCCCACGCTGCACCCCGTGCAGAGCCCCCAGACCCGCTTCTGCGTCCTGACCGTGGCCCCTGACACGCTGCCCGCCATCGCCACCATGCTCATCGATGTCCTCTTCTACTCCCACAGGTGGgtcctggggacagggacacggTGGTGGCCCCTTGCCTGGTGCCACCTGAACCACGGTGACATGTGTCCACCCTCCCTTGCTCCCAGTGGCTTCTCAAGCTCCAAGTGTGTTTTGCAAACTGGTTTTGCCCACCCGAGCgtgctggggggtgggggctgcTCCCACCAGGGTGCTTGGGGGTCCTGCTGCCACCGTGGGAGGAGCCCTCAGGTGACCCAGGGGACTTCAAGGTGACCCCCCCTGCATTGCAGAAAAGCCCAGGAGGGGGTAGCAGAACAGGAGAGGGGGGTGGCAGGGTGGGAGCAGCACTGGGGTGCCAGAGTGCCCCTGGCTGGAGAGACCCAGGAGACCAGGGTGATGTCCCTTCTGGTGGGACTGTCCCGCTCCAGAGGCACCGTGGTGCTTCAGGAATGCCCCCAACCCAGTGTCACCCTGTTCTGAGTGTGCCTGGCATCTTCTGCCCCCcaccctgggagctgcagacCCCAGGGGTAGCACCCCCTGTCCTCCCCCCCCGCCACGTCCCAACACGGTACCACCACCCAGCCCTTATCTTCCCCGTGTTGGGGGTTGTGACCCCTCcccttgctgctctgccccccctgcagcccccccagggaGGCTGGTGCCTGCAGCCAGGACCTGGACTCCATCACCTTCTTCGCCTTCTCCCTCATCGAGGGCTACATCTCCATCGTGATGGACGCCGAAACCCAGAAGCGGTAGGtgctgtctgtccatctgtccacCTGTCTGCCTGTCCCCAAGGTTGGGGGacccgggctgggggggggggtgtcacaCTCActtcaccccccccccccaaacctcTCAGCTTCCCCAGTGATCTCCTGCTGACCAGCTCGACGGGGGAGCTGTGGCGGATGGTGCGGATcggggggcagcccctgggcTTTGGTGAGTGtcaccccccccacacccctcccTTGTGCCACCCCCCCTCCTTCCCCGAGGTAGGGGCCCCTCGCTCATCCCCTGTTGGGTGAGGGGGTTGTCCCCTTTTGCCTCCCCCCAGACGAGTGTGGCATCGTGGCGCAGATCGCGGAGCCGCTGGCGGCCGCTGACATCTCGGCCTATTACATCAGCACCTTCAACTTCGATCACGCCTTGGTGAGCCCCCCCTGTCCCCAACTCCCCCCCCGCACCGCCCTCAGGGTGTCACACCCACGCCCCTTGAGACTGACACCCCTTTGTCCCCTCCCCGCCAGGTCCCCGAGGATGGCATCGCCGAGGtcatccagctgctgcagcaacgccaggagagcagcagatagtgaccagctgtccccaggctggggggCACAGTGAGGTGGCACCCTGGGCTCCCCCCCGACCCCCCACCCAACTGCCACACGtgtcaatttttttaaatttgaagttGTCCCCCTTCCTggtgcagggcagagctccctgcctgctggggacaTGGTGGCTTCAAGGACCTGGTGGCCTTGTGGTGGTGAGAGGGGGGTCAGTTCTCACCCTGCCACCCCTATCCTGCCACCCTCTGTCCCCAAGCTGGGGACCCAGGAAGAGAGCATGTGTCCCTGGGGacctgctggggggggggacacacaacGATGACAAGGGGAGGGACAAGCCTGAACATGGTGACGTGCCATCACATTGTGGGGGGTgacagcccagggctggcaggggtgTCCCCACGCCCTGTGTGTCCCCCCACGGGTGGTTCCCCTGGGTGGGGAGGTGGCCGTGGTGCTCTGTGGCACCTCTGAACTGGCCCCATGGGGGGGGCTGAAAGCATCCCTAGGGCTGGGGTTCCTGCCAGCACCCCAACAACCTCCATGGCAGAGATGAGGGGGCTGGGGTTCAGCCCCAGCCCTGTGTCCCTCCTGGGGTGGCCCCATGTCCCCCTCCTGGGCTGTTGTGTAGCATGGGGGGGCAAGGGTGCCCCCCCAACTCCTCCCAAGCTGTATTTTCACATAGTTTCTAATAAGTCAATAAAagttcaattatttttatttccacgCAGACCATGGccctgggggggtggggggagtggGTGGCCCCAGAGCCTGTCCCTGGGGTGGTGGCACTGGATGTGACAGGGGACATAGCACTCCCTGTGTCCCCCCCTGTGAAGTGACCAGGATGGGGCCAGCTGACCTGCTATGGATTTTGGGTGGAAAAAGGGACAaaggctgcagcccccagcataTCTCTGGccctggggaaactgaggcacaggtcTCCTCCCTCCATTCCCGCCCCCACTgtgggggaaactgaggcacaaaggTGGCCACACCTGGTCAACTGTGAGACGTGGCACGGGGGGGGAACCTCTGCGGGGTCTTTCCCACGGGGGTGGGGGGCTTGGCAGGTCCAGGGGACAAGTGTGGCTCAGTCCtaccctggccctgctcccccaggcactgagcaggagcaggaccaGGGCTGGGCCTTGCCCCCCACCCCTTGTCAGCTCCTGCCATCGGGttcctgccacctccctgggcactctccttcctgtctctctctcttgtcCCCAGTCATGGGACACTGGTGACGTGCGCCCAAGAGATGAAGCAACTGCAGCCGCTCCGTGCGGTCAGCGGCGCTATTTTTGTCCCCGCTGGATGTTGCACAGTTCTCTGCCACCACGGtggcctcctccctgcctggcccAGCAGGGACCCTGCGGAGCCCTGCGAGGTGACCCTGATGCTGTGTGTGAGGGGACAGGGCCACCTGTGGCCAcggggaggctgagggggtgCTGTTCAACCAGCCCAGGTGCCCCGTGGTCCTGCTGTGGCATCGCACCTGCTGGAGGGCTCATggggggatggatggatggatgggtggatggatggatggatggatggatggatggatggatggatggatggatggatggatggatgggtgggtggatggatggatgggtggatggatgaaCAGACAAATAGACAGATGGGTGGGATAGATGGACAAGTGGATGACGAGATGGGTGGATGGACAGGTGGATGGATGAGTGGGTGGACACACAGACAGGGAGTGAGATGGATGAGTGGATGGATGGACAGTTGGTTCATcacttctcagtgatgtccagtgataggacaaggggcaacaggtgcaaactggagcataagaggttccatgtaaacatgaggaagaacttcttttctgtgagggtgacagagccctgggacaggctgcccagagaggttgtggagtctccttctctggagactttccagacctgtctggacacgttcctgtgaccctgctctggcagggggggtggaccaatcttttgaggtcccttcctcTGTGATTCATTGTATGGATGATGGACAGATAGACaggtggatggatggacaggTAGACATATCctagacagacagatggacaaaCTACCTCAAGTAGGTGTGGAGCAAGAAGGAGATTCTCCTGGCTCCTTCACCCCTGCTCGgctgccctggctccagcccagtgtcacctctgctggagacaccccgagggggaagagaagaaggaggcaggagctggtgaaGGTGGCAAGATTGGCCCCCTTCCCACCACAGGGAGTCCTGCAGGTGgtggagcagctggggggggaGGTTTTGGGAAAAAGTTTGATTTCTTCTTCTGGCAGTGAGTCACAGCCGCGCTCTTCCGCCCCGGGGAGACGTTGTTTCTGGGCTGTCCCCTcgttccccccccaccccgaaCCTTCTGAATGTGGGAATTGgccccctctgctcctgctggcactTCCTGGTGGTCACCAAAACCCAACGGGCTGGTGACGCTGCTCAAAGAAAAAGATGATTGAACTGGTTTCAAACGATAAAACTCgggtggaaaaaaacaaaacagccccTGTCGGTGCTGGGCTCCAACGGCTGGGAAAGGGGAGctgtgggctggggaaggggcctggcccaggtccctctggcaGTGCCAAGGCTGCCCCAGACTCTGTGGTGAGGTTCTCCCCCGGGGGTGTTGCACCCCTGCCCACACCCAACTTCCGCCACCCTTGGTCCCACAGCCACCCTTGGGCAACCCCGGGGCCCCACGCAGGTCCCGGCACCGGGCGGTTGCGTTTCCTCCCTGGGGGCACCCGTGGGttctgcaggcagaggggctgagCCGTGTGTCCCCCCCTTGGCCAGCACCCAAAGGTGTCACCCGGGGGGTTGGGCAGCTGTGAATGGACAGACAGATGAACAGAGCATCATCTCTCCCCGTGCTGTGGCCAGGAGGATGCTCTGTACTTCCCAGGCTGCcaccttcctccttcccaggctgGATCTTCAGCTCCCACGGCTGGACTTGGGCTGTGAAACCCCCTGGGCTGGGACATGGGTGTCCCCACGTGGCCACCACCCCTGTGCCTGCCACTGGCTCTGCATTTGGATTTCAGGGCAGCTGAGCCTGTTTTGGGTTCAACCAGCCACTCGGGTACCGAGCGGCACAACTGCTGGGACTTGAAGTGGCCCTTTCCCGGGAAGCCCGGTGGTAGAACCAGATCCAGGGATGCTCCCTGGGCCAGACCTGCCAGATCCACCAGGATGCTCTGTAGGACACCACGCTTCCTCGGTGGACCTGCTGCGACTCCCTCGAGGAACTTAACCAACGAACATCCCCGCGGGCcaacccccagctcccccagcatcATTTCCTCCCACCAGCCCGGTCGGGCCCTCTCCCCCGTGCCCTGGGCCAGCGCTGGCAGGCCGGTTTGGGGCGCGGGTGCCCCCCGTGGTGGCACATGGGTGCCCTTTAAAAGCCCAGCTTCCCCATCGCCCCGGCAGTAAGGAAGTGGCTCGCGCGCCGAGAGCAGCCGGTCCCGGCCATGCGGCACGACGGGCGGCTCCCGGGGGTGCTGGTAGGTAGGTGTCCCCTCAGGGTCTCCCCtcccatccccccccccagccactCTCTGGTTCCTCTCGAGCCCGGGGGGAGCTGCAcgggggcagcggggggggTCAAGGCGGTGCCCCCGGGGATGGTGTCACCGGGGCTGTCCCCGCTTTTGCCGCGGCCGTGTCACCTCCCAAGGGGTGTTGGTGGGGGGTGGGGACGTTCCCTCCCGCACTCTGCGGTGGGATGGGGAGCACCTGGGTGGGCTCCTGAAGATGCAGGAGGGGTCGCTCTGGGGGCTGAGGGTGGAGGGTCAGGGTCAGCTTGCTGGCGTGGGTCCCGCACCGCTCCAGGCCTGGATGCTGCGCCCAAGGCTGCCCTGCTGTGGGTGACAGCGGCCAAGGGGCTGGGTCCAGGactgtccctgctgtcccctcctctgcggaggctggtgctggcagggggaggtgctggggcaaCCACCACGGCTGGGCTGCTTGATGccatcctcatcctcctcccccCTGCCAGGTCCCCAGCAGGCTtttggcagaggggctggatgGTCCCCACGGCAGGACCAGGGGCTTCAGTGGGGAGGGGGGCATGTGTGCCTGACACATGGCCAGTCTCACCTCCGGGCTTGATGCCAGGGTGATGGGCACACGGGACCAAGCTCTTaccactgctgctgtcaccccTCCTGCTcaccctctccttttcctcGCCAGCTGTCACCAAAGGGCTCCTCATCCTCTGGGCAGTGCCAGGCCAAGGGGGGCGGCCCCCCACCCTGCAGCAGATCCAGGCACTGGTGAGGCACATGGCTGAAGACGCCCAGGAGCTCTTCACCTTCTATGTAAGTCCCCTTCCCCAGGGCATGGGGTGGCTCCTGTCCCCTCCATGGGGAGAcacggggctgggctgggggttcCCATGCTGCTGGCACCCCCGTTCTCTGACCtctccctccacacacacacacacacacacaggagaaGAACCAGGGCTTGGCCATCAATCATTTGTGCCGCAACAACCACCCGCCTGAGTGGCTGCGGGGACCAGAGACAGTgcccagggggctgcaggagctgcgggggctgcgggggacCATGGTCCGCATGGCCCAGGCGCTGCAGGACATCACCCGGCACCAGCGCGACCTCAACCCCCCCGGCGCCGAAATCCTGCGCCGCTTGGCCAGCACCCACCTGAAGGTGCGGGGGCTCCTCAACAACCTGGATGTGCTCTACCCAACCCccagcccccgccccggccgccagcccccgcccagccccgcagcACCCGCCAAGGTCTTCCAGAAGAAGCTGGAGGGGTGCCAGATCCTCTGGAGCTTCTCCCGCTTGATGGCcaagctcagctcccagctggagGGCAAGAACCGCCGAGCGCGCCGGGACAGGCAACGAGGGCGCCGGGGCTCACGGCTGCCCAGGCGCTCCTAGCATCACCAGGGCTTTCCCTAGCTCCATCTTCATCTCCACCTCCATCGTCATCTCCACCTCCATCATCACCTTCATCTCATCTCCGTCGTCTCCCTCATCTCCATCCCGTCTCCAGGATGGAGATGCTCTGGCCAGCTGGGACACACCACAGAGACCTTCTAAGCTCGCACGGGTGAGGACACAAGCGTGCTGGAAGCAGGTCCCATCCCTTTGGCTTGCCACGGGGACCAAGCTGTCCCCATGCCACTGGTTGGCTGAAGGacagccctggcagctccccCATATCCTGCCCCACGTTTCAGCAGCCCTGGTGCCACAGGAGCCACACGCCCAGGTGTCCCCCAGCGCTGCAGGATGGAGCCATCCCCATGTCCCTGAGCCCTGCCAGATTTTCCAGTGATTCAATGGGTCGGGTGACCCAGCCTGACTAAGCTCCCCCAGCACCCGCTGCGCTGCCACCGCTGTcacccctgcctccctgccctgggtTGGCTGCTCCAGAGAGTGTCTGGGACCACAAGCCTGCAAGCTCAGTGTCCCTGGCAGCTCGGTGTCCCTGGCAGCTCAGTGTCCCCATGAGCTTGGTGTCTCCTTGAGCTCAGTGTCCCTGTGAGCTCAGGTGTTCCTGCATTCCCAGTGTCCGCATGTTCTTGGTGTCTCTACAAGCTCAGTGTCCCTGTCTTCATCCCTGTGCTCTCAGTGTCCCCGTGTTCTTCATGTCCCTGTGCTTGTCCCTCTGCAGTGTCCCTCTGCTCACCCTTGGTGACCCCACGCTCTGGGTGGCCCCTGCTCTCAGCcccccccatgtccccagggGCCCCatgcttttccctctgctttcagTGTCCCTGTACCCTCatgtcccccagcccctggggacaCTGCAACTCCAGCTGCGCTGGGCaggggctcagccccagccaccACACTGTGACAGTGGGTGGTGGcacccacccccctccccactAATTTATACATTAATATTTGTCTGGGTTTTGTATTTATTGAATCTTGAGTTTAATTTAATACATCCCTGAAGTGGGAAGAAATATTTAAGGATgggtttttaatatataaagaTCTATTTTTATGGTAACTTTTTTTTGTATCATGTTCAGCTGTGACTGTAACGAGGTTTTATTTATGACTCTTGGTATTTTTTTGGTACTGTGAGAagggctgtgcccagcaggGCTCCTGGCACCCCCACTTGTGGGCAGtgacacaagaaaataaagtggTGACCTCGGCCTGTGGGCCGCTGAGCAGTTGTGTCCATGTGTCTGGGTGTCCTGGGGGTGTCCCTGTGTCTGGGTGTCCTTGTGTCATTGTGTCCTGGGGGTGTCCCTGTGTCTGAGTGT
The sequence above is a segment of the Apus apus isolate bApuApu2 chromosome 16, bApuApu2.pri.cur, whole genome shotgun sequence genome. Coding sequences within it:
- the CASTOR1 gene encoding cytosolic arginine sensor for mTORC1 subunit 1 isoform X2, whose amino-acid sequence is MDLHILEHRVRVLSLARRGLWLYTHPLLKLLFLPQRCRCKFFSLTETPEDYTIMLDEEGFKELPPSEFMQVADSTWLVLSVVSNGRAASGSQATGVTKIARSVIAPLAEHHVSVLMLSTYQTDFILVRERDLPVVIHTLAGEFDIYKEESGECVPVTCDDVSNGFLKPKPAASPTLHPVQSPQTRFCVLTVAPDTLPAIATMLIDVLFYSHSPPREAGACSQDLDSITFFAFSLIEGYISIVMDAETQKRFPSDLLLTSSTGELWRMVRIGGQPLGFDECGIVAQIAEPLAAADISAYYISTFNFDHASPRMASPRSSSCCSNARRAADSDQLSPGWGAQ
- the CASTOR1 gene encoding cytosolic arginine sensor for mTORC1 subunit 1 isoform X1, with product MDLHILEHRVRVLSLARRGLWLYTHPLLKLLFLPQRCRCKFFSLTETPEDYTIMLDEEGFKELPPSEFMQVADSTWLVLSVVSNGRAASGSQATGVTKIARSVIAPLAEHHVSVLMLSTYQTDFILVRERDLPVVIHTLAGEFDIYKEESGECVPVTCDDVSNGFLKPKPAASPTLHPVQSPQTRFCVLTVAPDTLPAIATMLIDVLFYSHSPPREAGACSQDLDSITFFAFSLIEGYISIVMDAETQKRFPSDLLLTSSTGELWRMVRIGGQPLGFDECGIVAQIAEPLAAADISAYYISTFNFDHALVPEDGIAEVIQLLQQRQESSR
- the OSM gene encoding oncostatin-M is translated as MRHDGRLPGVLVAVTKGLLILWAVPGQGGRPPTLQQIQALVRHMAEDAQELFTFYEKNQGLAINHLCRNNHPPEWLRGPETVPRGLQELRGLRGTMVRMAQALQDITRHQRDLNPPGAEILRRLASTHLKVRGLLNNLDVLYPTPSPRPGRQPPPSPAAPAKVFQKKLEGCQILWSFSRLMAKLSSQLEGKNRRARRDRQRGRRGSRLPRRS